A region of the Apium graveolens cultivar Ventura chromosome 6, ASM990537v1, whole genome shotgun sequence genome:
caacgagcttgtgtcggtcaaagccttccaacatggtagaaagtagttcttatttttaaatcattgtcgtttcgtgctacagccgagggctttgatttcgaaataagaaatacttgtctattacatagagatgtgtacattgaattagaatctaaaggtcattacgtgctgcagccgtgggccgttggagactgattcaattatacgaaatgttgtgttagacttgacttagaatttttgagtctgtcgtgctacaaccgtgactcaattattcaagaggctaaagttttattagggaataacataatatgtaattgacaagagttgtctttctattgaacatcacatgacgtttcgtgctacagccgaggttgtgtgatggaatgtaggatccctattcccactagcattatgaatgcttaatttttcgCTTAGGGGGTTGTATAACTTAGATTAACTAGTGGGAGCCGCTTataaataaagacccgattcatatagtgttttgaatataaattgaatatttgctaagtgttgttatgtgttcatcatttacagatttactatatacattatgtcttctacactatcactccggagtatactagatgctcacaagttgactggtcctaattttgctgactggcttcgaaacttgagaattgttctcagggttgagaagctggaatatgtgcttgactcacctaagcctactgaacctgctaacgatgcacataatgatgaacatgttgtgtatcgtaagtggatagatgatgcaaatgttgctcaatgcatcatgctagcttccatgaacattgagctatagaaacagcatgagcatatggatgctcacactatccttatgcatctacaagagttgtatgatgtggcagggaggacagctcgatatgagatatcaaaggagctgttcggttgtaggatgtctgagggatcatctgtgaatgaacatgtacttaagatgatcaatttgattgaacgtcttggacaacttggttttgccatggatggggagctgagccaagacttggtcttgcaatcacttccgggttcgttttcgcagtttgttgtgaactttcacatgaataagctggatgtcagcctagctgaactccacaacatgttgaagactgcggaatcgaattttccccctaagaagagttttgttcttctaattggtgaaggttccaatcctaagaaaaggaagaagaacccttccaagaagaagaaagtaggtgagaaaaagccggttccaccaaaagttgaagaccccaagagcaaagctatttgcttccactgtaacaaggtggggcactggaagaggaactgcaaggtttaccttacagaattgaagaagaagaagggtagtgagactaccgcttctgcttcaggtatgttcatgattgaagtgaatatgtcattaaatcaaatttctacttgggtattagataccgcctgtggttctcatatttgcaatttgttgcagggactagggagaagtaggactcttaaggaagaggaggtgattctacggatgggaaatggagcaagagttgctgctgaagttgtaggatcatttcatttacatatgcctacgggcaagactattgttttaaataattattattttgttccttcgattgtgaggaatattatttctattcccatgttagacttgtctggattttcgtttgttattcagaataataaatgttcaattcttagagataacgttctttatggaagtgatattttaaataatggtttgtatgtatgtgacttagagcatgatttactacaaattgaacatactaataaaagaaaaagggatgataaaaatctcacctttttgtggcactacagacttggtcatattagtgaaaatagactgcggacattgcataaggaagggttacttgacccctttgattttgaatcatatcctacatgcgagtcttgtctattgggtaaaatgaccaaatctccatttagtggacatggagagagggcttcagatttgctaggattaatacacacagatgtatgtggaccaatgtttacgcaagccatgggtggattttcatatttcattactttcatagatgatcgatctagattcggatatgtgtatttgatgaaatacaagtctgaagcctttgaaaagttcaaagaatataaacatgaagtggagaaacaaaccaaacatagtattataactcttcgatcagattgaggtggtgaatacttgaatggagagtttctagattatctcaaagaaaatggtatagtctctcagtggactcctccatatactccacagttgaatggggtatctgaaaggtgaaatcgaactttgttagacatggttcggtccatgatgagctatgcgaatcttccagtattcctgtggagttatgcattagaaacctcatcatatttactgaataagctgccttccaaatctgttcctcaaactccatatgagatatggaaagaaaggaaaccgagtcttaaacacgttaagatttggggatgtccagcttatgtcaagaaagttgacccagataagatggaatctcgatccgtaaaatgtagttttgtgggatatcctaaagagactttagggtattacttttacagcgatcatagggtgtttgtctccagacatgccaCCTTCTTGGAAAaacagtttatccttgaaggaaactgtgggagcaaaattgaacttgatgaagttcaagaagcacaaactactacgaatcaagtggaaacacctattcagactgaacaaccttctgtggaacagcccattcgtaggtcagagagagtgtctcgtgaacctgagaggtattatagccttgtcattgagaatgacaatgagttgtcaatcattgatgatgacgaccctatgagctataatgaggctatgagtagtgttgactcagagaaatggcaaagtgccataaaattcgaaatggaatctatgtataccaaccaagtatggactttggttgaagcacctgagggtgtgaagcctattgagtgcaaatggatatacaaaagaaagattggagcagatggccaggtggagacctataaggacagacttgtggcaaaaggattcagacaaaggcaagggattgactttgattaATCTTTTTCGCctcaattcggattttgcttgcgattgctgcttactacgactatgagatctggcaaatggacgtgaaaacggccttcctcaatgggaaacttgaagaggaagtgtatatgacacagccagagggttttctttccaagggaaatgaacacctagtgtgtaagttGCTACGAACTATATAtagtttaaagcaagcttctcgtagatggaacatccattttgatgagacaatcaaagagtttggttttatcaaaaacatagatgaaccatgtgtctacaagaaggttagtgggagcgcggtaacatttcttgtattgtatgtggatgacatactttttataagaaatgatataccgatgctgcaattagtagaagtgtggctatcgaagaacttcactatgaaggacttgggagaagcatcctacattctcggtatgaagatctatagagatagatctagaagaatgataggtcttacccagggtacaaatatccagaaagtacttaaaaggtttagcatggaaaactccaaaagaggtctcataccgatgagccatggagtgtccctttccgaaaagatgtctcctaagacacctgaggaaagaaagcgtatgagtaagattccttatgcttcagcaataggatctatcatgtatgcgatgttatgtactaggcctgatgttgcttattcaatcagtgttacgagcatatatcagtccaattcaggtgaagaccactggaaagcagtgaagaatatccttaagtacttgcgaaggactaaggatatttttcttgtttttggtggtggacctgagttaaaaatagagggttatactgactctagttttcaatcagaaagtgatgatagcaaatccatgtcagggtacgtgtttactctgaaggtggtgcgattagttgaagagttccaaacagtctacaacggctgactccacagcggaagtaGAATATATAgttgcaagtgaggctgcaaaagaagccgtttggatgaggaaatttgtttctgaattgggagttgttcctagcattgaggagcctattgtgttgtattgtgataacaacgcaacAATAGCACAAGCAAAGGAACCTAGGTCttataaaaattccaaacatgttttgcgacgctttcatttgattagggaaattattgaaagaggagatgtcaagattgagagagttgacacataAAACAACGTAGCAGACCTACTCATAAAGTCATtatctcagattcactttgatcgtcataaagagaagatgggtattagataccagggtgattggctttagttcaagtgggagattgaaagtgtttgtcctaaatccaatcatgtatgatgagttaggaagaactttcttgtattcctatttgatttcattgatattaataaaagacttattatttttttattatgggctttatctatttaaagtgttttaaataagatgtttcatagtttagagtaaagcttctagaattataatgagattataatagtgagacctagaagatgataactctagacttaaacagttcctgatcataggataactaatcggatgttagtggatccgcaaagattggacatactatgcttgctcccttcaagAGGATGTCTGTTttcataggcatttgtgtggtgacactatagctagtatgtaggtgcttattagggaataagttcactgaacatgactcgataagttgaacaactaatggagattactcacgtgtcaatagttattcactgagtgatagttgtacaagtgtccttagacttgagatcgttaaagttatcttatatataatgaactgtgctttggtttagtccttagtctcaaggacatccattaggtttattctgggcatagggatttgtgtatagagatagttaacgtcaatagaggatctacccctaccagtataggaagagaatatcctatgttattcttagtatgcgagttctggaatctctggccagagtgtatgaaattagaaaggagtttctaatttgcattaatatgaactttgcattatgaataagaaatcatatgattaaatttgataggcctgacacgagatccatgccttgtatttaatcgggatattgtaagggtagaaggaattcattgtacggtaactagtcactgacgGGTTCTTGGTAtcctaagcagtgaattcatattatccggatagtcgcgatatgttgagaagcatcactcacgatgtagaataaatataattaatcagttaattatatttagtgaattttattattcatgtaaataattaataaaagtttattattatttatttctactaccggcataatattgaacgtacagggtcacaccataaaagaatattttctttgatgaaataatgagagagagaattatttattaaatagtttagaaaaagaaataatgattaaaatagttttaattattattagagcattttataaaaataaaatatgggggttaatatatatatataaagatatattttataaccctaggagagccctataaatagaatgagatggctcattctattaacacaattttggttttgtgaaaaccctagcctccatcttcttcctctctctctctctctctctcccaaaaactccatttttataaaagctcggttttataaaaggttcatcgaagaggatcgttcttgaTGGATACCAGTAGAGCGCTTCACACACtaaggagcaactgctagcactccatttttataaagcttcaattcacaaggtatggttacgattcctcagtttttcctttttatacgtttttctatatgtgcggtatatggtttttacggaataaatgttatatcacgcttccgctcatccgtaaattccttcaggTAGAACCTGCTTCACAAACTGTGGAGATAGAGTTGGAGCCCGGGAATCCCACCCGGAAGTTGAAAACTGGAAAGGGCTTGTAAACATCCTTCAAAGAAGAGCTCATCCTGCTGCTAAAAGAATATACGGATGTATTCGCATGGACACCGGAGGATATGCCCGGGGTAGATCAGTCTGTGGCGATGCACAGTCTGGACGTGGACCCGCAGAAGAGACCGATCAAACAGAAGAGGAGAAACTTCGCCTCGGAGCGACAACTGGCTATAGACGAAGAGAAGTTGCTCAAGGCCGACATCATCTGTGAAATCAAGTACCCCGACTGACTTGCCAATGTAGTGCTAGTCAAGAAATcgaatggaaagtggagaatgtgtgtcGATTACACAAGCCTCAACGCTGCATGCCCAAAAGATTCCTATCCCCTCCCCAACATTTATCAGCTAATCGACGCGACTTCGGGTCACACCATGCTCAGATTTATGGACGCCTTCTCAGGCTATAACCAAGTCCGGATGAATCTCAAAGACATCACCAAAACATCCTTCATCACTCATCGGGCAGTCTACGCCTTCATAATGATGCCCCTTCGGGCTCATTAATGCCGGGGCCACCTACCAGAAAATGATGAACACAATCTTTAAAAGCCAACTGGGGAGGAATATGAAATCCTATGTAGACGACATGATCTCCAAGTCACTCACGATCCCGGATCACATCAAGGACCTCAAGGAGTGTTTTGACAATTTGAGAAGGTACACCATGAAGTTGAACCCGGAGAAATGCGCGTTCGGGTTACCTTCAGGAAAATTCCTGGGCTTCCTGGTCAGCGAATGAGGAATCGAAGCAAACCCGGAGAAAATCTACGCCATAATAGAAATGAAGATACCCCGCACTCAGAAGGACATCCAGAAGTTGGCAGGATGCCTGGCGGCCCTACGCAGGTTCATCCCGAAGCTGGCGGAAAGATGTCTCCCATTCTTCGAGTTACTGAAAGGCGCCCGGAACAAGAAGTTGGTATATTGGACCCCAGAATGTCACACAACTTTTGAAGAAGTCAAACGACACTTGATGAACCCCCCGGTGCTATCAAAAGCCAAGCCCGGTGAGCCTTTATCCCTCTACATCGCCGCTGGCCCCAAGGCTGTCTCTTCTGCCCTAATCCGGGAGGAAGGAGGAATCCAGAGTCCTATCTACTATGTCAGCCAAGTCCCCAAAGATGCCGAGGCTCGGTACCCAAACTTGGAAAAATTCGCCTTGGCCCTCGTACACTCCAGCAGGAAGCTAAGGCAATATTTCCAAGGCCGAGAAATTAGAGTGGTTACAGATCAGCAGCTTAGGAAAATCATCCACAAGCCAGACGCATCCGGGAGGCTGGTCAACTGGGCCATTGAATTAAGCCAGTTCAACATCAAGTTTGTGTCGCGAATGGCGATAAAAGCCCAGGCCCTAGCAGAATTTGTTATGGAATGCACCTTCTCCGAGCCACAGCCACCTGCACCCAGCGGGGTTAATTGTAAGGAATCCGACCCGGACACAGGCTCTTGGAAACTCTATGTGGACGGATCATCAACGGTCGAGAGGTCCGAGGCAGGCCTTATTCTCATTGGCCCAGAAGGTTTCACCATTTAACAAGCAATAACCTTTGCCTTCAAAGCAACGAACAATCAAGCTGAATATAAGGCACTCATTTCCGGGCTCAGATTAGAAAAATCTCTTGGTATTATGAAGATGATCATCTATAGCGACTCTCAGATTGTAGTCAAGCAAGCCAGTGGAGAGTATATTGCGAAAGATCCAAAATTGGCACGGTATCAAGCAATGGTACGGGATATCCTGAAAACCATCCCTGATATCACCATCCTCCAGATAAATAGAGAAGAGAACTCCAAGGCAAATGAGCTATCCAAGCTCGTGCAGAATATGTTGGATCTCACCAGTTCGGTATACTTCGAAGAACTTAAGGCGCCCAGCACAGAGCGATCCAAGGTCCTGTGCATCGGCAGCCCGAACAACTGGATGACTCCCTACATAGCTTATCTAAGGGACGGAACGCTCCCGGAAAACCAGAACAATGCCAGATACCTAAAGCACAAGGCTGCTCGTTTCTTCCTGGAAAATGGTCATCTATACAGAAGAACCTTTTCAGCGCCCACCCTGAAGTGTGTAGACCCGGATGAGGCAAACTATTGTCTCCGGGAAGTTCATGAAGGTATCTGCGGAGATCACCTGGCAGCCAAAGCTCTGGCTTACAAAGTAATCAGGAAAGGATATTACTGGCCCACAGTCCACTCCGACTCCATCGCCTATGTTAAGAAATGCTCTCAGTGCGAGAAATTCAGCAATGTTCCCAGACAAAGCCCCAACCCTGCCAGCGTCAGTGTTATCTCCGATCCCATTTGCCGTTTGGGGCATAGATATCATGGGCCCCTTTCCCCGGGCAAAATGTGACCTCCGCTACGTCCTGATATCTATTGATTATATGACAAAGTGGGCAGAAGCTAAGGCCATGAGAACAATCAATCAACAAGATTGTATCAAATTTATGAATTTAATCGTCATGAGATTCGGGATCCCGATAGTTCTAGTCTCCGGCAATGGGCCACAGTTCGTCGGGTCCGAATTTGAAGCGTACTTGAAAGAACTCGGAATCAAGCACAAAAGGGCGTCAGTGGCACATCCTCAAGGAAATGGACAGGTCGAAGTGACTAACAGAACCATACTCCGGGGCCTGGAAAAAAGGTTGGAAGAATCCAAGAAAACTTGGCTAGATGAGCTCCCGAAAGTCCTGTGGTCCTACAGAACCACCCCCAGGACGGGAACCAATGAGACCCCCTTCAAGCTTGCCTATGGTACCGAAGCCCGCATACCAATCGAAACCGGGTCCCCCTCCCACAGGGTCATCAACTTTGACGAAATCTCAAACATTGAAGGCCTCAAGACCAACCTAGAGCTCCTAGACGAAGTAAGAGATCGGGCTGTAAAAAAGATGGAAGACTATAAAGAAAAAACAAAGCTCTACTTCGCAAAGAAAGCAAGAATTAGAGAATATAAAACAGGAGATTTGGTACTTCGGCACACCGAGGCTTCGGACCCAACCAACCAGGGGAAGCTACAACCCAACTGGGAAGGCCCCTATATGGGTAAGGAAGTGCTCCGCCCAAGAACCTACAAGCTAATCTATCTCAGCGGGTCCGAAGTCCCAAATACTTGGCACAGAACCCGCCTTAGGAAGTTCTACCAGTAAGGGCAAGGTGCACATTCCGGGGCCACCTCTACTTTTATGTTATGACAGCTGGATGTAAAATCTCTCCTCGTACACCCCGGAATGTAATTTTTgctttattttgatttaaatggAAAACTTCGCTTTGAGCACCCCATAGCTCAAGATAATTTTACTATGTCATTTGAATACTGTCGCCATATAACTTAgaaaaattttattcagttaaaattttaaacccccaacccggggaccattacacaaaccatgtgtacttagaaaaattttattcagttataATTTTAAACCCCCATCCCAAGGACCactacacaaaccatgtgtacttaaaaaaaaatttattcagttaaaattttaaaccccatcccggggaccactacacaaaccatgtgtacttagaaaatttttattcagttaaaattttaaacccccatcccggggaccattacacaaaccatgtgtgCTTAGAAAAATTTTAtttagttaaaattttaaacccccatcccggggaccattacacaaaccatgtgtacttagaaaaattttattcagttaaaattttgaACCCCCATCCCAGGGACCATTAgacaaaccatgtgtacttagaaaaattttattcagttaaaattttaaacccccatctcggggaccattacacaaatcctgtgtacttagaaaaattttattcagttaaaattttaaacccccatcccggggaccattatacaaaccatgtgtacttagaaaaattttattcagttaaaattttaaaccccatcccggggacaagtacacaaaccatgtgtactttgAAAAATTTCAACGAAGGACAACAAAAACCAGATGCAGAAAGGGAAATATATTTACATGCCTGGCAAACCAAGCCCCGAACCAAATCCAAACCAGAGTCATACGAAATTTAAAAAACAAGTTTAAAAGCCACAAGGGCTAAGTCCGAAATGATAGCAAACTAAGAAAACAAATTATAAGGCATGAAGCCTGGATCTTCGTTTTTCAGTTCTCGGGAGGGGGAGGAGTCTTCTCGCGGACCTCTTCGGCAGGCGGAGGCGGCTGCGTCCGGGAGGTACCCTCTCCAGCAGTTTTGGCCTCCTCGCGACGGAGCTCTTCTGCGAGGTACAGCTCTATGAACCCGTCCATATCACCGCCCGAATTCTCAGCCAGATAAGCAGAAGCAATGTCCCAACAGATGTTGGCCTTCTCAAAGATCTTGTTGTTGAGCTCCTCGTAATAGGCTGGAGTACCCCGGAAGGACTCAAGGACCTCCTCTTCCCGGGGCCTAGAAGCAAACTCCTTCTTTAAGTTCTCCACCTCCGCCCGGAGGGATCCAACCATCTGCTCAGCAGCCTCCCGAGCTTTCACCGCTTCAGTAACAGCCTGCTTATGCTCCCGAGATTCCTTCTCCTTTACCTCCCGGTACTTGGTGAATCTTTCCTTCTCACCAGCCAACTCCTTCACGTTGTCTTATTCTTAGCCTCCCTTATGCGGTAATTATGAAGGATGGTAGAGCAACCGCTGATCCGAGTGTTAGCCTGAAAAGGAATGACTCAATACTGATACAAAGGGAAGAAGaaaaaagatgataagggaacACTTTTACCTCCGAAATATCCCaaacaagatgatcaaggaaggTATCCAGATCCTCCTTGGCATAGCACTCGAAGTCAGCAGGGGAGGCATAGTTGTCGAACATCTCGTTCCTACGATCATCAAGAGTCATCCGGGCTAAGAGGCTCTTCAAAACATCCTCCTCCACCAGCTTCTGGCTCTCCTCCTCACTAGGGCCTGAGGCAGAAAGCCTCCTACGTTGTGGAGTTCCAGAGCCACCACCAGCATCTTCCGTGGCCTTCCTCTTGCGAAGGTTCAAAGCTCCAACCTCCTCCTCATCCAGCTCCAACACCTCAACCTCCTCGGGATTCGGGATAATAGGCGTGGTAACCACCGGAACACTCTACCTCACGCTGTTCCCCGAAGAAACAGTATCCCGGGCCTACGAACCACTACCCACACCAGTCTTCTTCTTCCCCGAGTCCAGCTGCACAACACCACCGATCTTCTTGAACTTTCCAGCCAAATCCTTGAACTGTTGCGACATAGCGTGATGGAAAGGGTTAAGGAACAGAAGACCTGCACAAGGAGCAACAGTTTAGAAAGAAGACATCAGGGCAAAGATATACATCAAGAAAAAGTACAAGGAAAAAACTACTAAAGTAAAGCACTTACAGCCAATATTATACAACGTTTGGTTATCTAAAAAGGTATCCCGGGTCCACTGGGCACCCAGAGCCACCACAAAATCGTATATCTTCGCCAGGGCATCTCCACTGAGCCGCTCGGTTGGGAACCTGTTATTTTTCAAAGCAGTTTTATACACAGGCATAAACTCCAGGTCCCCACCCCAGACAAAGATGAACTCCTGGTGCCAGCCCCGAAGCGAGTTCAACATAAAGATAGGTGCACTTTTGGCATCGGCAGGAAACGCGCAGCCATCTATGTTGAATGTGAACTCAAAAAGCGTAGGTAGGGTGGATTTCTTAATCTTAAAAAGGTAGTGAAAAAGCTTGAAGGTAGGGAGGTACTTCTTCACATGACAACAGGCAAGGAACCAAGAAACCCACTTAACAAAATTCGGGGCCAAC
Encoded here:
- the LOC141665035 gene encoding uncharacterized protein LOC141665035, which encodes MIIYSDSQIVVKQASGEYIAKDPKLARYQAMVRDILKTIPDITILQINREENSKANELSKLVQNMLDLTSSVYFEELKAPSTERSKVLCIGSPNNWMTPYIAYLRDGTLPENQNNARYLKHKAARFFLENGHLYRRTFSAPTLKCVDPDEANYCLREVHEGICGDHLAAKALAYKVIRKGYYWPTVHSDSIAYVKKCSQCEKFSNVPRQSPNPASVSVISDPICRLGHRYHGPLSPGKM